A segment of the Symmachiella macrocystis genome:
ATCATTGCAGTCAGACGGTCTTTCTTAAAACCTAAGCGCCGTTGACAGATTTCGGCGGTTGCGATACACACGTGCGTTCACTCTCTCTCATACCCCCCTTCAGTATTTCGTCACCGTCACATGACTCGGCAGGAGGCCGCGCATGAATGTGGTTTGGTTGGCCTACCGATTGTCCGTACTTTCGGCCATCTCAATTCTCAGCGGCTGCTACTCGCCCGGCCGCGGATTGCAGTCCCCCTTGGCAGCACTTGAGAATTCGCTGGTCTTCGCTCCGATTCCGTATCCTGATGGGGATTGGACACCCGAAGGACTAGGCGTCGAAGATGTATGGTTTGAATCGGCCGACGGAACGAGTTTGCATGGCTGGTACCTGCCGCATCCCGAGCCGCGGGCTGTGGTGTTGTATGCGCATGGCAACGCTGGCAACCTCAGCCACCGCGCTGCGACGATTCGTGAATTGCATGATGCGCACGATCTGTCGGTGATGATTTTCGACTATCGCGGCTACGGTCGTAGCGAAGGAGTTCCCAACGAAGCGGGAATTCTACAAGACGCTCGCGCCGCCCGGGACTTACTCGCCCAGCGCGAAGGAATCGCGCCTGAAGAGATCGTGTTGATGGGTCGATCACTGGGAGGCGGCGTCGCCGTCGACCTGGCTGCTGAGGATGGAGCGCGGGGGCTGATTCTGGTCAGCACGTTCACCTCGCTGCCCGACGTCGGTGCCCGCTCGTTTCCCGTGCTGCCGGTGCGATCCCTGATGCGCAATCGCTTAGATTCGCAGTCAAAAATCGGGAATTACGAAGGCCCGTTGCTGCAATGTCACGGCGACGCCGACCGGGTGGTTCCCTACGAGATTGGGTGCAACCTGTTCGAGGCAGCCAACCACCCCAAACAATTCGTCTCAATCCCCGGCGGAAACCACAACGATGCGTTACCTGCGGAGTTTCGCCGCGAACTGGATGGTTTTATTGCGCGATTGCCGGAGTGAGGGAATCACGCCTTAGCTCACGATGCGATTGCCAACAGCTAGCAGCGATGTCGATCAGAACTCAGTCGGCAGAATGCGTTTGTGTGCGAAGGTGGTCTTGCCCGCACCGCTATGGCCGATAAGAACGGCAAGGGAGAGTTTGGGTTACGGATTGCAATTGCGAAAAGGGGTTCACTATCGCTTACTGCAAGCCAATCAGTCGTGCTGTCGCTTGGGCGGTAAGGTTACCCTTGAGACCAAGTGCCCGCTCGATCAATGCCGATCTCTCGGGTGCACCTTTTGGCAATGCACTAGCAAGAGAACACAATAATCGGCTTTCTAAATCAGGCTCGGATGTAAGCTTTAGACCTGCCCGGTAACAATCGATGGCGTTGTTCGTATTGCCACTTCGGCTGAGAAGATCGCCGCGAATCAAGTGAAATGCAGCAAACTCGGGATAGGTGTCTATTGCTTTCTTGGCGATGGCCAAAGCCTCCTTTGGATTTAATCCGCCATCATCCAAAGCACGCAACAATTGGAATTCCTCGACTGTGACGGTTCCTTGATCAAGCGCTTCCGCAAGCCAGATGTCACTTCGACAGCGAAACCAACCCGGTGCCAGTTGTTCGACTTCCTCGAATGTATTCTTGGCTTGCGCAAACGCCCATAATTCCAACAAACACATCCCACTTTGATACAACGGATCAGGGTTATACGGATCGACCTCGGAAGCTTGTTGGTATTTCTCCAATGCATCAGCAAGTTGCCCATTTGTTGCAAGTTCATTTCCCTGTTGCACGATTGTGGAAGCCATTTGTAATGCCATTCGGTTTCGCACAAACTGAAAACCAAACCGACCTTCTTTAATGCTGGTGATTTCATCCATTTCATAGGTGTTGCCATCATGCACGCAAACGATGCGGCACAACGGTTCACCCTCTTGAAGCAATTGGATTCGTTTCTCGATCTCGTTGGTGTCATGTCCCAACTGTGATTGGAGTTTGAGCAGTTTTTCGGCGGTTGAGACTGCTTGTTTTGAATCTCCCAAATATCGATGAGCTTCCAACAAATAATTGAGGTAGCTCAATTCACCTTCAATATCATCGGAATTTTTGCAACGCGCGAGGGCAGCCTCGAAAGGCTCAACAGCCTCCAGCACTTTGCCGGAGTGAAACAGGAGTTCCCCCAAACGCCCCAACATGAAGGTTTCATATTGACGGGCGGCAGGTCCACCTAAGCTTTCTGCACGTTCAAGATTTGATTTCGCTTCGGTTATCAATTCGTCATATTCTAACCGCTCCATTCGTTCAGGAAGCTGATCCAGCCACTGATTCCACTGGAGAATCGGATTGTCCTCAGAGGTACCACACAGCTTCTCCCATAACTCAGGTGTCTGGCAATGTGTCGCAAGGCATTGGGCCACCTCACTTATTGCTTGTACGTAGTTGTTAATCGAAGCAGGGTCACTTGCCAGCTCTTCGGGGATCTTGCAGAGTGCGTCTACGTTGGCAACGACTTGATCCTTGTACAATTGACACCATTTTTGTCGCCTTCGTTTCGATTCGGATGCCACAGTAATGAGCCGAGCGCGCAATTCGTCCAGCGAAAGCGTTTCAACCTGCTTTTTTCGAAATGGCCAAAATGTCATCGCGAGCTTCCTAGCCGTGTGGCATGATGCATGGGTATTTGATCAGTCATACGAGTGAGCATTCCCTTCCAGATCGACCCATTTACCATAGGTGACGGCGCATGGGAAATATTCTGCTGGCTGGAATCTTGGCATTTGACTGAAATCCACGGATGCAAAATGCACGTGGCTGCACACTTCCCGTGTTTTGCCAGCCAATTGATCGATGTGGACTGGGTTTTGAGGGAGTTTTCTTTGATCGTACGGGCCGCCAGAATAGTCATCGTTGGCATACGTATAGAAACCAAATCGGTGCGGGCTGGGGTAAAAATCTTCACGTAACAGCGAGAGCACTAGTCCTTCTTCGTATAATGCGCGCATTGATTCACGGGGTGTTTCATAGACCCACGCAACCGTATGCCCTGCGACGGGAAGCAGCATGGAATCGCTCGGGAGTCGCTCCATCACGGACACGTCCTTGAGCCAGCAAATCGCATCTATGCGTGATTGGTGATATCCATAATTGCTGGAAGCCGAAGTGTTGTGAAAGTATTCTTCGTTCCAGTTAAAGAGGCCAGTGACCATTCTTCGCTTTCCATGCGGAAGTTCTTCATGCCCTTCTTTACTGAGAGATGATAAGGCAAATCCGCTCTCTTCAAGTGTCATATTAGGTGGATCATTGAACCTGTCGATACAGAAAAAATATCCCGGCCCCGCCTCGAAAAAGTCCACCAGATTAAACTGCACCTGATTACCCGTTGCCGGGTCCAACAAGTGCTCCTCAAAGTCATAGAACGAATACTGAGAACCAAACGCTTCGATAAAAACCTTGGGAACGGCTCCTGGTTGTCTGGAATTCAGAAATGCGACATGGCCGTTCTTGTCCGTGGCAAACCACTCCGTGTCCATGCTGTGGGCGGCAGGATAATCCACCGGCTTGGACAGTGAGGCGTAAAACGTGAAGTGTGACGACGGTTCAATGTCTGGGCGGCATTCGTCGTCAAACGATAGCTCCACCAGGGACTTGTCACAGGGTTTCAAACCGATACCGTGCATTGCCTGACAAAGTCCGTCATACGTCAATTCATTTAAAATGCTGCGGGATTCCGTGTAAGAACACCAAGCGACCGTTTTGTCCCAACGCACGGAACAAAATCGCTGGCTTGCGCCACATTCCGGCAAGCACGTCATTGATTGAAACTGCGGGCTTGCAGCAACGCTGGCTATCTCCTCCGGCGTCGGTGTGTCAAAACCGCGCATGGGAAGATAAACAATTTCCTCGTCCGCCAGCCCGACTGCTGTAAGCGATTCCGCTGCCCGCTTCGCAGCGTCGAGCTGGGATTTTGCAACCAGCAGATTGGCCCCGGTTCTGATTCCATTTTCTTTCAACAACTGCACGTGCCGCACGACGCGTGCGACCTCTGCCCGATTTTGGGGAAAATGTAAGGAGACGTGTACCTTATCTGGGCTGGCGTTCACCAAGGGGCGCAACTGCCCCTGATCGAGAAGCAGGCCATTGGTCGTGATCGACCGAAAGAGCACGCCATCCAGACGTTTCAGGATTTCGAAGATACCATCGAACTCAAGGGGTTCGCCACCACCAAACGACACGGCTTTCACACCGTGACCGGCGCAGTCTTTGACAAAAGCGACGACCTCGTCCGCTTGCCAGAGCGTAGCTCCGCCTGGGCCGCTGTCGTTGTAGCAGAACGAACAGCCTTTGGAGCATTTGTTCGTGAGTTCAATCGAAATCCGTTCGAACATTTCTGTCACGCCCTATGCTTGAACCGCACCTGCACCAACAAATCATTCAACGCTGCACCGGCTGATGGACGCCGAAAATTGCAGCCGCACGTCCCCAGTTGATCGTCTCGTCATCCATTGCACGCCGTTTAGCCACGTTCTCCCCCCATCTGCGTCGGAGATCCCACCATATCATCCCCAAGCCCCACCGGCAAAAATCGCACGGTGTTCTCGTATCGATAAATCACCCAGATCAGCCGCAGGATGTCGAGTCGTGGTGATTGATAAGAGCACGTGGTCACTTTATCGAACTTGCAGGAATGCGAATCGTTCTCTGGCCGGCAGTTCTCAGCGGAATCACGACTACCGAGACATCAGGTTACCATGCCCCTGACACCAAATCTGCCCCAACGGTTCGTTCTTCAATCGTCCCCAAGACGAGCATGGCGAACTTTTCCTGCGAACCGGTGTCCCTCGAACTATTCCCAAAACAACAAGAAAGGCTGCTTTTGACGGCGTAAACCGGCACCACTCCTTTTAGGAACTAAATTGATCCTAGCACTCACGGGACAGGTACTCAGTGCGGTTTTGTTGTATACCATAGGTGATGCATACCGACTCCTGACTTGAGGTTTTGAAAATGTCAAACGATCGATGGGACAGAGCGTGCTTGTCACTGGACGGACTTTCGATTGGGGACGCATTTGGCCAGCAATTCTTCTCGCCACATGTTGCCGCCGAGGCGAATCGCCACAACCCACCAGCACCACCGTGGAACTACACGGACGACACGGAAATGGCACTTGCCCTGATGGAAACACTCCGTGAGTGCAAATGCGTTGATCAAGATTTTCTTGCGCAGCGATTCGCTGAACGATTTCAATCGGAACCAAATCGTGGATACGGAGCCGGTGCTCGACATTTGCTGGAGAATGTTGCGCAAGGCGAAAGCTGGAAGACGCTGAGCCAACAGATGTTTGGGGGAAGCGGCTCTTATGGAAACGGTGCGGCGATGCGAGTGTCGCCGCTTGGGGCCTGGTTCGCAGATAATATTGAAATGACCATTGAGCAAGCTGCACTCTCGGCGGAAGTGACTCATGCGAACCCGGAGGCTCAGGTCGGTGCGATTGCCATCGCCTTGGCGGCAGGCTGGGCGTGGCGCTGCCAATCCGAGCCAGCGGAAGCCTTGATTCCTTGGGTCATCTCCAAGATTGATCAAAGCGAAGTTCGTCGCCGCCTGGAATGGACAGCATCCTATCCTCTCGATACGTGGGCCTTCACGATTGCCTCGCAAGTTGGCTGCGGGCATGAAATCAGTACTCAGGACACGGTGCCGTTTTGTATTTGGATGGCAGCGGCATCATTAGATGACTACTGCGAGGCAATGTGGACGGCAGCCCGAGTCGGCGGCGATATGGATACAACATGTGCCATCATCGGCGGAATTATCGCATTGAGGGTTGGTCCCAGCGGTATACCGGACGATTGGAAAAGAAACCGTGAACCTCTCGGCTGGAACAACAGTCTAATTTGAACCGTACGCCTGATCTTAACCTCGAAGGGAGAGAAGCCCCGAGTTGTTGGTGGTCTGCTCACGAGCAATTTGTCACTGGCAATTTGGTGACGATTTCGGTTAAACTCCGAACTTGCTTCAGCCAGATTTCGATGACGGCAGCTTGGGCGATGTCCGGCAACATCCCCCCGGAACAAACCGCACCATAAGCCCAATCAAATCAAAACGTTACAACACAAGCCCCTATAGCTCAATTGGCAGAGCAACTGACTCTTAATCAGTAGGTTCAAGGTTCAAGTCCTTGTGGGGGCACTTCACAAAAACCACTTAATTCATAGGGCTTCCGCCGCTATTCGAGAGCGGCGGTTTTCGTTGGCAGGCGACCAAAAGTAGCTATAGCGTTGCGGTAAACAATTATCCCAGCAGTTTGGCAATCGAATCTGAAGCCATCGACTGCACGCCTTCCAGGACGTGGGCATAGACTTTCAGCAGCGTGCTCGCGTCCTTGTGGCCCATTACGTCAGCAACGATATGAGCGGGAACCCCCGCCGTCAGTTGCAACGTGGCGTAGGTGTGGCGGATGTGGTGAAAGCCGCGGTATTCAATGCCACAGTCCTTTAGCAGCCTCACCCATACGTAGCGCCGAAAATTGCTTTTGCGGATCAGCCCCCCCGCAGTGTCCACAAATACCAATTCTTGCAATCCCTCCTTGAGAGAGGCCGCTCGATGCTGATTCATTCTAGCAATGATTGAGGCTGGTAACTCGATAGTGCGGCGGCTGGTTGGCGTTTTTAGGCGTTCGGTTAGCTTACGCATTCCACGGGGTTCGATTAACTGCTGCTTCACGTCCAATCGGCTCATTTTGAAGTCGATGGAACTCCAAGGCAAACCGAAAATCTCCCCTTGTCGCATCCCGGTCGCAAATGCCAGAAGTACTGCAGACCCCAGCCTACACCCTTCGGATTCTTTGATAATCGCTCGCATCTGTTGTTGCGTGAACGGGTGGATCTCTTCCGGCTGGTACTGTGGACGTGGCACGCCATCCACAGGATTCTTGCCGATCTCCCCCATCGCAACAGCCCGACCAAGTGCCGTTTTCAAAACAGTGTGGGCGTACTGCCGTGTTTTGCCGCCCACCTCGTCGCGTTTCATCGCTGCCAGCATCGAGAGCACATTTCGAGAGGTCAGGGCGGACAGCTTCAATCGGCCGATGCGGGGGATAATGTGATTCTTGATCGACAAACGATAGCTTTCGTAAGTGTTCTCCGCCCTCTCACCCTGGATAACGTCGGACAGCCACAATCTCATGTATTGGGCCACGTTCATCGAATCCGCCGGCAAACCAACTCCCGCTGCCAAATCGTGTTGCAACTCGCGAAGAAACACGTTTGCATCGGCTTTCGATTTTGCCACCTTGGACCGCCGCCGCAGTTCGCCGTTAGCGTCATAGACGGTGATCATCGCCCTCCACTTCGTACCATCCTTGAAAACCGAACCCTCACCGTTTCCGCGTTGCTTTTTTCTTTGTTGCCTTTTTGGCCGTTCGCTTTTCATTTTTCTTGTCTGCAATAGTGACCATGCCAAGGTGTTTGTAAAGCGTCTGCGCGTCAACCCACTTCTTCCGCCCAGGCGCCCGCATGTACGGCACGTCGCATTCGTCGAGCCATTCATTGAGGCAGGTCACGGACACCTCAAATTTGTCGGCCCAGTAATCCTCGCAATAAGTTCCCGAATCGGGCAATTTTTTGTTGTCTGGTCGAAACAGCCTGTCGCAATTCGACTCCCATTGCATAAAATCCATAACGCCCTCCGTGCTGGTGAAGGGCAGCGGGTGTCCAGGTCTCAAACTAAACCCCGTTGCCGTGGTAACACAAACTTCCCGGCACGGAGTTTTTGCTTGACATGGCGCAACCTCATCGTTTAGGTTGGGCGCATACAAACAACCTCGCTCATGCCGGGTTTCTGAATCAAGCCGTTGCTTTGGTCGCCAAACTTTCAGCAACGGCTTTTTTCGTGCGCTACACGAATGAACCCAAAGCGCAGAGAGCCTAAGGCGGGGGCCGGGGATTTTGGCAGCGGGGGACATCGCACTCGCGGTCCGGTGACGCGGATTGTCGCGGTTGCGAAGCGGAGGAAAGATACAACGAACGGCGCAAGCTGTAACGCCGATGAACGCTCATAGCCACAACCTTGTTAACGCAAGGGGACTGGTTAGGGACGTCGTCGGTGTTAGCGCACCACGGCGTCCCGCTTTTTTTGAATGGCTCACGATACCCAGCGTTGATATCAACTGTCAACTGCGTTCGGCTCAATCGAGGTGCTCGTTCCGCGCTCGTTGCTTCGTGAGTACCTCCGCCTCCGCAATGCTCCGCTCGTTCGCTTCGACGTGCTCGCGCCAAACCCCCGGGTCTTCGGTCTTCACCTTTTCGAGCCACTCTTGATACCGCGGTGTCTTGATGAGTTCGATGTCTAGCAGCTTCATACCCTGTGTTCCTTCCGCGGGGAATCTCACGCGCGGGCCGTTGTGCTGTTGCACTGCCCTTCACCTTTAACGGATGGGTTGCGCACAGAGAGACATAAGTCTTGGAGAAAGACAAGAAGCGCAGGGGGAGAATACGAGGCGGGCGGCAACCCATATAGGTTACCGCCCGCGCGCCTGGCGAGCAAAGCAGGCATAACACACTTGTGTTCATGCTCGCCCAGATCAAATTTCTTGAGCTTGAGCAGCTGGCAGAAAATGGGCGCAGACTACTCCCATAATGGGAATCAGGATTGGGGCGCAAAAACGACACGGAATTCGAGATATTTATGAGAATTGTGGAAAATTCTCCTCGAATGTGCTCAGCGGTTGCGCGCGGGCAAATGGAAGAGAATGGCCAAAACGGAAAGTGTCTCAAGGATGGAGCTACTCAGCCGAGACAGCAAATTGGCTTGCTGCAAGTCGCCGGCGACTTACGTGCGTCGAACACGGCCTCTGACTTGGCCCAGAGGTAGCCCCGGCGATTGCCGGATAAATTCAACTTCAGCCTTCCTTCGCAGCTTCCCGCCACTTCATCAACGCCACGCTAAACCGCCACGTCAGCACAACGTTCAGCGGCAGCAATCCCCACAATTCGCGGTTAAAGATCAGCACGAGCCAAGTCACTTGGTTCACGAGACCAACGGCCCAGCCCTGCCACTTGTGGCGCGCGATCATTTCCATGCTAATCAGTGTCAGGAAGCCGGCGATCCAATCCATGAGTTGTTTTCCGTTTTTGCGGTGACGATCTAACGAACGGTACCAAGGTACTCCAGCACAGGCCGCACAGGAAGCACGCGCACGGACCGCGGCACATTCGGGTCAAATCGTACGCGACCACGGTTCTGGAGTCGCCACAGTTCATCCCAGACGCTTTTCGGCTGCATGACACACGCCTGTGAAATCTCGCCAACCGTTGGCGGAACTCCGTGGATGTTGTGGAATCGGCGAATGAATCTGATGATGCGTTTGGACATGGTTGGTCTCCTGTAGGTAGGCGCAGCGGTTGCGCGGAAACGGGACATTGAGGAAAAGAATCGACTTCGCTTTGAGAGCAAATCGCGATCACCTACAGCGGATCGCAAAGCGGCCGGGCCTGCCGGATCAGTGGTTGACGAGACTGTGCATATCTGAACACAAGTACACATATGTTTCAAGCGCAAAATCGGAAAAGTTTATCAGGGTTTTTCCGGTGGATACCTGGTTAAACTCACATCGCACCAACGAAAAAACCGCCCGCAAAGTGAATTGCAGGCGGTAATAAATATATTTGAGATTTGGGATCTATTAAAAGTAACTTCGTAGCGACCGGAACTTATTCCTGCGTAGACCCCTCGGACCCAGAAGTCGTTTCAGGCGCTTGAGTTGCTCTCTCTGCTTCGCCTTCTTGTGTTCGACTTCCGTGCTCATCTCGTTCTGTTGTTCCTGGTTCGCCGCCACTGTTTTGCGGGTCTCCATTGT
Coding sequences within it:
- a CDS encoding alpha/beta hydrolase; translated protein: MNVVWLAYRLSVLSAISILSGCYSPGRGLQSPLAALENSLVFAPIPYPDGDWTPEGLGVEDVWFESADGTSLHGWYLPHPEPRAVVLYAHGNAGNLSHRAATIRELHDAHDLSVMIFDYRGYGRSEGVPNEAGILQDARAARDLLAQREGIAPEEIVLMGRSLGGGVAVDLAAEDGARGLILVSTFTSLPDVGARSFPVLPVRSLMRNRLDSQSKIGNYEGPLLQCHGDADRVVPYEIGCNLFEAANHPKQFVSIPGGNHNDALPAEFRRELDGFIARLPE
- a CDS encoding tetratricopeptide repeat protein, producing MTFWPFRKKQVETLSLDELRARLITVASESKRRRQKWCQLYKDQVVANVDALCKIPEELASDPASINNYVQAISEVAQCLATHCQTPELWEKLCGTSEDNPILQWNQWLDQLPERMERLEYDELITEAKSNLERAESLGGPAARQYETFMLGRLGELLFHSGKVLEAVEPFEAALARCKNSDDIEGELSYLNYLLEAHRYLGDSKQAVSTAEKLLKLQSQLGHDTNEIEKRIQLLQEGEPLCRIVCVHDGNTYEMDEITSIKEGRFGFQFVRNRMALQMASTIVQQGNELATNGQLADALEKYQQASEVDPYNPDPLYQSGMCLLELWAFAQAKNTFEEVEQLAPGWFRCRSDIWLAEALDQGTVTVEEFQLLRALDDGGLNPKEALAIAKKAIDTYPEFAAFHLIRGDLLSRSGNTNNAIDCYRAGLKLTSEPDLESRLLCSLASALPKGAPERSALIERALGLKGNLTAQATARLIGLQ
- a CDS encoding radical SAM protein; the protein is MFERISIELTNKCSKGCSFCYNDSGPGGATLWQADEVVAFVKDCAGHGVKAVSFGGGEPLEFDGIFEILKRLDGVLFRSITTNGLLLDQGQLRPLVNASPDKVHVSLHFPQNRAEVARVVRHVQLLKENGIRTGANLLVAKSQLDAAKRAAESLTAVGLADEEIVYLPMRGFDTPTPEEIASVAASPQFQSMTCLPECGASQRFCSVRWDKTVAWCSYTESRSILNELTYDGLCQAMHGIGLKPCDKSLVELSFDDECRPDIEPSSHFTFYASLSKPVDYPAAHSMDTEWFATDKNGHVAFLNSRQPGAVPKVFIEAFGSQYSFYDFEEHLLDPATGNQVQFNLVDFFEAGPGYFFCIDRFNDPPNMTLEESGFALSSLSKEGHEELPHGKRRMVTGLFNWNEEYFHNTSASSNYGYHQSRIDAICWLKDVSVMERLPSDSMLLPVAGHTVAWVYETPRESMRALYEEGLVLSLLREDFYPSPHRFGFYTYANDDYSGGPYDQRKLPQNPVHIDQLAGKTREVCSHVHFASVDFSQMPRFQPAEYFPCAVTYGKWVDLEGNAHSYD
- a CDS encoding ADP-ribosylglycohydrolase family protein; amino-acid sequence: MSNDRWDRACLSLDGLSIGDAFGQQFFSPHVAAEANRHNPPAPPWNYTDDTEMALALMETLRECKCVDQDFLAQRFAERFQSEPNRGYGAGARHLLENVAQGESWKTLSQQMFGGSGSYGNGAAMRVSPLGAWFADNIEMTIEQAALSAEVTHANPEAQVGAIAIALAAGWAWRCQSEPAEALIPWVISKIDQSEVRRRLEWTASYPLDTWAFTIASQVGCGHEISTQDTVPFCIWMAAASLDDYCEAMWTAARVGGDMDTTCAIIGGIIALRVGPSGIPDDWKRNREPLGWNNSLI
- a CDS encoding tyrosine-type recombinase/integrase produces the protein MNGSTNATCRTCGRLGGRSGLTRRRFTNTLAWSLLQTRKMKSERPKRQQRKKQRGNGEGSVFKDGTKWRAMITVYDANGELRRRSKVAKSKADANVFLRELQHDLAAGVGLPADSMNVAQYMRLWLSDVIQGERAENTYESYRLSIKNHIIPRIGRLKLSALTSRNVLSMLAAMKRDEVGGKTRQYAHTVLKTALGRAVAMGEIGKNPVDGVPRPQYQPEEIHPFTQQQMRAIIKESEGCRLGSAVLLAFATGMRQGEIFGLPWSSIDFKMSRLDVKQQLIEPRGMRKLTERLKTPTSRRTIELPASIIARMNQHRAASLKEGLQELVFVDTAGGLIRKSNFRRYVWVRLLKDCGIEYRGFHHIRHTYATLQLTAGVPAHIVADVMGHKDASTLLKVYAHVLEGVQSMASDSIAKLLG
- a CDS encoding LexA family protein, coding for MSKRIIRFIRRFHNIHGVPPTVGEISQACVMQPKSVWDELWRLQNRGRVRFDPNVPRSVRVLPVRPVLEYLGTVR